Proteins encoded by one window of Akkermansia muciniphila ATCC BAA-835:
- a CDS encoding thioredoxin-like domain-containing protein, protein MKFSSWCILLASTFMMGSSLCWADSSGVADDPSLRTWTNKNTGSTVEARPVALNMKTVKLVTTAKKPITMPLEKLSDEDRAWLEEHKEVIGKPIAEWSSMPSGPVAEEMKGKTYMLENGKLKKRDGKLNPKHFILYFSASWCGPCCRNAPHSVEAYNRVVKDNPDVEVIMCNLDQNLDAAQKWAAANNMPWPILLKEDLTELAKKVAPRGIPTMILVDKDGKPIQSSQNMEQLVKAIGSSRSSR, encoded by the coding sequence ATGAAATTTTCATCTTGGTGTATCTTATTGGCATCCACATTCATGATGGGGTCCTCTCTCTGTTGGGCGGATTCTTCCGGAGTAGCGGATGATCCTTCCCTTCGCACCTGGACTAATAAAAATACGGGCAGTACGGTGGAAGCCCGTCCAGTAGCCCTGAATATGAAGACCGTCAAATTGGTGACGACGGCTAAAAAGCCCATTACGATGCCGCTGGAAAAGCTTTCCGATGAAGATCGCGCATGGCTGGAGGAACACAAGGAAGTTATCGGCAAGCCTATTGCAGAATGGTCGTCCATGCCGTCCGGCCCTGTGGCGGAGGAGATGAAGGGAAAGACTTACATGCTTGAAAACGGCAAACTTAAAAAGAGGGACGGGAAATTGAATCCCAAGCATTTCATTTTGTATTTCAGTGCAAGCTGGTGCGGTCCTTGCTGCCGGAATGCGCCTCACAGCGTGGAGGCCTATAACAGGGTGGTAAAGGATAATCCGGATGTGGAAGTAATCATGTGCAATCTGGACCAGAACCTGGATGCCGCCCAAAAATGGGCTGCTGCCAATAACATGCCATGGCCTATCCTGTTGAAAGAGGATTTGACGGAGCTTGCCAAGAAGGTGGCTCCACGCGGTATCCCTACCATGATTCTGGTGGACAAGGACGGCAAGCCTATTCAGTCCTCCCAAAACATGGAACAGTTGGTAAAAGCCATCGGCTCAAGCCGTTCTTCCCGCTAG
- a CDS encoding tetratricopeptide repeat protein — translation MSAPESADAPVNRPSMKKWVVLLVVLGALIGLGTMVKAWMDRRSGAAAQPVVFSGGSEHWDQNEVPISMQCGACHEKEFRQWAGSDHAWAFRKLGDQWESEAFHNMKLDAHGSILQFSTNGHGRMVHDGQSSTSWRAEWATGRIPLVQYLVPAKDGGFHTLSAAWDVNRKEWFDIFGKESRQPGDWGHWTGRGMNWNTQCAWCHMSLFHKNYDPVKDRYASTWTEPGVTCIQCHGPLLDKPEAGTGCMISTRNKLTPQQIHDNCASCHARRDEFDHDFAVGDRFDNHFQLVLPVQPGVFWPNGMQRDEDYCETGLRLSRMGKAGVTCLDCHDPHTGTLKLPQEDNTLCLRCHGTGEAVNGVKAPVIDMATHTPCPQSSMGARCVECHMPESLYMARDPRRDHSFNSPDPLLSVELGIPNACTMCHEEKSNEWAAEAVKKYYGAKPKMAQYRERTRAVQHAYEGKEDVLPLLMECFKREEVGAWRATLLDLMDAWAHEPAVQEVAAAAVKDPDPLTRAAAAKVMGRVGNPAAGKLLNDPFRVVRLQAEWALRDSLPPDSPGMKELTAAALHQADQPSGAMKLAQIAISRKDVKTAELWFSKALKWDATSSVVHRDYAVFLASQGRSREAVDQMQEAVRLAPRDANLWYLLGLGQIENNDESGALESFNEALKIEPSFIRALFNRALLNEKVGRLEQALQDLENCSSLEKGNADIPFTLAVMLYRNGRYREAAAAAAEALRRDPGHARARQILESASRHGR, via the coding sequence ATGTCCGCCCCTGAATCTGCTGATGCCCCTGTGAACCGCCCTTCCATGAAGAAATGGGTGGTTCTCCTCGTTGTTCTTGGGGCTTTGATCGGACTGGGCACAATGGTGAAGGCCTGGATGGACAGACGTTCTGGAGCGGCAGCGCAGCCGGTTGTTTTTTCAGGAGGCAGTGAGCACTGGGACCAGAATGAGGTGCCTATTTCCATGCAGTGCGGAGCATGTCATGAAAAGGAATTCCGTCAGTGGGCCGGTTCAGACCATGCCTGGGCATTCCGCAAACTGGGAGATCAATGGGAATCTGAAGCGTTCCATAACATGAAGCTGGACGCTCATGGCAGCATTCTCCAATTCTCTACGAATGGTCACGGGCGCATGGTCCATGACGGTCAGTCTTCAACCTCCTGGCGCGCGGAATGGGCCACAGGGAGAATTCCCCTGGTGCAGTATCTGGTTCCTGCCAAGGACGGCGGTTTTCATACCTTGAGCGCTGCATGGGACGTGAACCGCAAAGAATGGTTTGATATTTTCGGCAAGGAGTCCCGCCAGCCGGGAGACTGGGGGCACTGGACAGGACGAGGCATGAATTGGAACACGCAGTGCGCGTGGTGCCACATGTCTTTGTTCCATAAGAATTATGATCCTGTTAAAGATCGGTATGCTTCTACCTGGACGGAACCCGGAGTGACTTGCATTCAATGCCACGGCCCCCTGCTGGACAAGCCGGAGGCGGGGACGGGTTGCATGATTTCCACCAGGAACAAGCTGACGCCACAGCAGATTCATGATAACTGCGCTTCCTGCCATGCCCGGAGGGATGAATTTGATCATGATTTTGCCGTAGGTGACCGTTTTGACAATCATTTCCAACTGGTGCTTCCCGTGCAGCCCGGCGTTTTCTGGCCCAATGGCATGCAAAGGGATGAGGATTATTGCGAGACTGGTCTGAGGTTAAGCCGTATGGGCAAGGCGGGAGTGACCTGTTTGGACTGTCATGATCCGCATACGGGAACACTGAAGCTTCCTCAAGAAGATAATACGCTCTGCTTGAGGTGTCACGGTACTGGAGAAGCGGTAAACGGCGTAAAAGCTCCCGTTATTGACATGGCTACGCATACGCCATGTCCTCAGTCCAGCATGGGTGCCCGGTGTGTGGAATGCCATATGCCGGAAAGCCTGTATATGGCTCGGGACCCCCGCAGGGATCATTCTTTCAATTCTCCTGATCCTTTGCTGAGCGTAGAGTTGGGGATTCCGAATGCCTGTACCATGTGCCACGAGGAAAAAAGCAATGAATGGGCTGCGGAGGCGGTAAAGAAATATTACGGAGCTAAACCCAAAATGGCGCAGTACAGGGAACGGACCAGGGCCGTTCAGCATGCCTACGAAGGAAAGGAAGATGTTTTGCCTCTGCTTATGGAATGTTTTAAGAGGGAGGAAGTGGGTGCATGGCGCGCTACGTTATTGGATTTGATGGATGCATGGGCTCATGAACCCGCCGTCCAGGAAGTGGCCGCGGCGGCGGTTAAGGACCCGGATCCTCTGACGCGAGCCGCCGCCGCCAAAGTGATGGGGCGAGTGGGTAATCCTGCTGCGGGCAAACTTCTTAATGATCCGTTCAGGGTCGTGCGCTTGCAGGCGGAATGGGCTCTCCGGGATTCCCTGCCTCCGGACAGTCCGGGAATGAAGGAGCTTACTGCTGCCGCTTTGCACCAGGCGGACCAGCCTTCCGGAGCTATGAAGCTGGCCCAGATAGCCATTAGCCGTAAGGATGTGAAAACTGCGGAATTGTGGTTTTCCAAAGCTTTGAAATGGGATGCCACTTCATCCGTGGTGCACCGTGATTATGCCGTTTTCCTGGCTTCTCAAGGCCGCAGCCGGGAGGCGGTGGATCAGATGCAAGAGGCTGTACGCCTGGCTCCCAGGGATGCCAATCTGTGGTATCTCCTGGGACTGGGCCAGATTGAAAATAATGATGAGTCGGGAGCTTTGGAATCCTTTAACGAAGCTTTAAAAATAGAGCCTTCCTTTATTCGTGCTTTGTTTAACCGTGCTCTGTTGAATGAAAAAGTGGGCCGGCTGGAGCAGGCTTTGCAGGATTTGGAAAACTGTTCTTCCCTGGAAAAGGGAAATGCGGATATTCCTTTCACTCTTGCGGTGATGCTTTACCGCAATGGGCGGTACCGTGAGGCCGCTGCCGCTGCCGCGGAAGCCCTGCGCCGCGACCCGGGACATGCCCGGGCCAGGCAAATTTTGGAATCAGCTTCTCGACATGGAAGATAA
- a CDS encoding hemolysin family protein, with translation MMTVFIILLLIVLNGLFVAAEFALLGAPRAALEQMGVSGNMVARRVSQILKTPRLQDRYIATAQLGVTFASLGLGMYGEHAVAGWLHEWLAQYGWASWLVAHGAASILSVAVLTYLHIVLGEMVPKALSLQYAAKLCLIIAMPMYVIQLCLYPLVVGMNALGNFFLGLLGVDRNESKSHYHSAEELQYIIEESHENGALPQESGRIMDGLFDLDDLYVHQVMTPRVRIDAIPEGAEHEQIREIVRRTRRTRYPVYRGDLDHVVGMVHARDLFRIMFRRKALTPEYIHAIPKVPKTVKFDNVVEIMRKDNVRLAIILDEHGGTSGLLTLTDVFSEVMGWDRGRIKVLTELSRDAVGFSCDVSGLARIEELGEAMDMDLEDGEIDTVGGLILNLLEAPAEEGDTVGYRGLEFKVTRTENGGVERCTVTRITPLMREEVLEEEE, from the coding sequence ATGATGACGGTTTTCATTATTCTGTTGCTGATTGTGCTGAACGGCCTGTTTGTGGCTGCAGAATTCGCGTTGCTTGGCGCTCCGCGTGCGGCATTGGAGCAGATGGGTGTGTCCGGCAACATGGTGGCGCGCCGCGTTTCCCAGATATTGAAAACGCCCCGGTTACAGGACCGCTACATTGCTACGGCGCAGCTTGGCGTCACGTTCGCCAGTCTGGGGTTGGGTATGTACGGAGAGCATGCGGTAGCCGGATGGCTTCATGAATGGTTGGCGCAGTACGGCTGGGCTTCCTGGCTGGTGGCTCATGGCGCAGCCAGCATCCTGTCTGTGGCGGTGCTGACGTACCTGCATATTGTTCTTGGGGAAATGGTGCCCAAGGCGCTGTCCCTACAGTACGCCGCAAAGCTTTGCCTCATCATTGCGATGCCCATGTACGTGATCCAGCTCTGCCTGTATCCTCTGGTAGTGGGTATGAATGCCCTGGGCAATTTCTTTCTGGGGTTGCTGGGTGTGGACCGTAATGAATCCAAGTCCCACTACCATTCTGCGGAAGAACTCCAGTATATTATTGAAGAGAGCCATGAGAACGGGGCGTTGCCGCAGGAATCCGGCCGCATCATGGACGGCTTGTTTGACCTGGATGATCTGTATGTACACCAGGTCATGACCCCGCGCGTCAGGATAGACGCCATTCCAGAAGGGGCGGAACATGAGCAGATACGGGAAATTGTGCGTCGCACTCGCCGTACGCGTTACCCTGTCTACCGCGGTGATCTGGACCATGTGGTGGGCATGGTGCATGCCCGCGATCTGTTCCGTATCATGTTCCGCAGAAAGGCTCTGACTCCTGAATACATTCATGCCATACCCAAGGTTCCCAAAACGGTGAAGTTTGACAATGTGGTGGAAATCATGAGGAAGGACAATGTGCGCCTTGCCATTATTCTGGATGAGCACGGGGGGACTTCCGGACTTTTGACCCTGACGGATGTTTTTTCCGAAGTAATGGGCTGGGACCGAGGCCGCATTAAAGTGCTAACGGAGTTGTCTAGGGATGCGGTGGGCTTCTCCTGTGACGTATCCGGTCTGGCACGCATTGAGGAATTGGGGGAGGCCATGGACATGGATTTGGAGGACGGGGAAATAGACACCGTAGGGGGCCTGATTCTTAATTTGCTGGAAGCTCCTGCGGAGGAAGGAGATACTGTCGGCTATAGAGGGCTGGAATTCAAGGTGACCCGGACGGAGAATGGCGGTGTGGAGCGCTGTACCGTGACCCGGATTACTCCCCTGATGCGGGAGGAGGTCCTGGAAGAGGAGGAATAA
- a CDS encoding hemolysin family protein codes for MILFVTFVILFLILVNAFYVAAEFAAVSVRRNMIREMAENGSRVAVHLLKILENTKELDRYIAACQFGITISSLVLGAYGQVELAAYLFPLFERFGGMDSVMANSAAALVVLIGLTVFQVILGELMPKSLALQFPKQAALYTYYPMRWTLAFFAWFIDFLNGSGLLLLKLFRLPPGGHQHIHSQQEINMLLDESHQGGMLEEDEHERLHSALSLAERTVEQIMIPRFQLVCLDVDATQEDILNMIADRPHTHIPVYEGNRESVIGMLHIKDMVSAYAEKGILPPLRSMLRQVPCVMEMQTVEMLMARLREDRAKEAFVLDEYGKFVGLVTLERLLGEMVGDIDEEFIRSGEKVETLPDGSVRIPGMMRAHKAECLVPFLMNGATTVGGCVIKHMSCIPKDGDRLIIAGRVLVVEKMDHNRVSSILLLPPERKENEFAMESGVDA; via the coding sequence ATGATTCTTTTTGTCACTTTCGTTATTCTTTTTCTGATTCTGGTCAACGCCTTTTATGTTGCAGCAGAATTCGCCGCAGTGAGCGTACGCCGCAACATGATCCGGGAAATGGCGGAGAACGGCAGCAGGGTGGCTGTTCATCTGCTTAAGATTTTGGAAAATACAAAAGAGCTGGACCGCTACATTGCGGCTTGCCAGTTCGGCATTACCATTTCCAGCCTGGTTCTGGGCGCATACGGACAGGTTGAACTGGCCGCCTATCTGTTCCCTCTGTTTGAGCGGTTTGGTGGGATGGACTCCGTAATGGCCAATTCTGCAGCCGCTCTTGTTGTACTGATAGGCTTGACGGTTTTTCAGGTAATTCTTGGAGAATTGATGCCCAAATCCCTGGCTCTTCAGTTTCCCAAGCAGGCGGCCTTGTATACTTATTATCCCATGCGATGGACACTGGCTTTCTTCGCATGGTTCATTGACTTTCTTAATGGAAGCGGTTTGTTGCTTCTTAAACTGTTCCGGCTCCCACCTGGCGGCCATCAGCACATCCACTCCCAGCAGGAGATTAATATGCTGCTGGATGAAAGCCACCAGGGCGGGATGTTGGAGGAAGATGAGCATGAACGGCTGCACAGCGCTTTGTCCCTGGCGGAACGAACGGTGGAACAAATTATGATTCCCCGTTTTCAGCTTGTTTGCCTGGATGTGGATGCCACACAGGAAGATATTTTGAATATGATCGCAGATAGGCCTCATACCCATATTCCCGTGTATGAAGGGAACCGTGAATCTGTCATTGGCATGCTGCATATTAAAGATATGGTATCCGCTTATGCGGAAAAGGGAATTCTGCCTCCTCTCCGTTCCATGCTGAGGCAGGTGCCATGCGTGATGGAAATGCAGACGGTAGAGATGCTGATGGCCCGTTTGCGGGAAGACAGGGCCAAGGAAGCCTTTGTTCTGGATGAATACGGTAAGTTTGTGGGGCTGGTGACGCTGGAACGTCTGCTGGGAGAAATGGTGGGAGATATAGATGAGGAATTCATCCGTTCCGGGGAAAAGGTGGAAACCCTTCCGGATGGTTCCGTGCGCATCCCCGGCATGATGCGTGCCCATAAGGCGGAATGCCTGGTACCCTTTTTGATGAATGGCGCCACTACTGTGGGCGGCTGCGTGATCAAGCACATGTCCTGCATTCCGAAGGATGGGGACCGCCTGATTATTGCCGGACGCGTGCTTGTGGTGGAAAAGATGGACCATAACCGTGTTTCCTCTATCCTGCTGCTGCCTCCGGAGAGAAAGGAAAATGAATTTGCCATGGAAAGCGGGGTGGATGCATGA
- a CDS encoding polyribonucleotide nucleotidyltransferase, producing the protein MSIHSVECNVGTNPITIETGKMARLADGAVVVRSGDTVVLVTVVSATKVKEGQTFFPLSVEYKEKAAAAGMFPGGYFKREGRPTEKEILTCRMTDRPLRPMFPKGYFYDTQVITLLLSADGENEPDILSINGASAACVVSDLPFAEPVGAVRVGRIDGQFVINPTNSQREHSQLDLVFAGTKDQVIMIEGSANELPEEDFIAALRVAQENVKVICEKQEELRAVCGKEKRAYELCLAKPELLEIGYEIAGDRIEEAIYAPSKVERQKKVGALRDEVEAAIKERHPEATDFDVEQVFEYIQKKAFRISIMEKDKRADGRALKQLRPLTAEVNVLPPVVHGSAMFARGETMSLCLATLAPMEERQYMDNYTGSVNEKRFILHYNFPPFSVGDTGRFGGQNRREIGHGALAERSIAPVVPGEQEFPYAIRVSSEIMESNGSTSMASVCAGTMSLLAAGVPLKRPVAGISVGLVTEQNDQHEITSYKTLLDIIGSEDFYGDMDFKLCGTSEGVTGYQLDLKLPGIPLSILEEAIHVAKAGRTDVLKVMNEAIAAPAQMSPNAPRIETTKIPADRIGELIGPGGKNIKAIQAESGADINIEEDGTVHIYAAKQEGLDRALELVTRMFKTIEIGELYTGKIVSTTTFGAFMEVLPGKDGLIHISELAEGRTAKTEDVVSVGDVVTAKCIGIDDKGRVKMSIRAALRDAKAAEAEAAGITE; encoded by the coding sequence ATGAGCATACATTCAGTTGAATGCAACGTTGGTACGAATCCTATCACGATTGAAACCGGCAAGATGGCCCGTTTGGCGGACGGTGCTGTTGTTGTCCGCAGCGGCGATACCGTCGTTCTTGTGACCGTGGTAAGCGCCACCAAAGTCAAGGAAGGGCAAACCTTCTTCCCCCTGTCCGTGGAGTACAAGGAAAAGGCCGCTGCGGCGGGTATGTTCCCCGGCGGCTATTTCAAACGCGAAGGGCGTCCCACGGAAAAGGAAATCCTGACATGCCGCATGACGGACCGCCCCCTGCGCCCGATGTTCCCCAAGGGCTACTTCTACGATACGCAGGTAATTACGCTTCTGCTCTCCGCCGATGGTGAAAACGAACCGGACATCCTGAGCATTAACGGCGCTTCCGCCGCCTGTGTCGTTTCCGATCTTCCCTTTGCCGAACCCGTAGGGGCTGTGCGTGTGGGCCGTATTGACGGACAGTTTGTTATCAATCCGACCAACTCCCAGCGTGAACATAGTCAGCTGGATCTGGTATTTGCCGGCACGAAGGATCAGGTCATCATGATTGAAGGTTCCGCTAATGAACTGCCGGAAGAAGATTTTATCGCCGCTTTGCGTGTCGCCCAGGAGAACGTGAAGGTCATTTGCGAAAAGCAGGAAGAGCTCCGCGCCGTTTGCGGTAAGGAGAAGCGCGCTTATGAACTTTGCCTTGCCAAGCCGGAATTGCTGGAAATCGGCTATGAAATTGCCGGCGATCGTATTGAGGAAGCCATTTACGCCCCTTCCAAGGTGGAGCGTCAGAAAAAAGTGGGGGCCCTGCGTGACGAAGTGGAGGCCGCCATCAAGGAACGCCATCCGGAAGCTACTGACTTTGATGTGGAACAGGTTTTTGAATATATTCAGAAAAAGGCTTTCCGCATCTCCATCATGGAAAAGGACAAGCGGGCCGATGGCCGGGCTCTCAAGCAGCTGCGCCCTCTGACTGCGGAAGTCAATGTGCTGCCTCCTGTGGTGCACGGTTCCGCGATGTTCGCCCGCGGTGAAACGATGTCCCTTTGCCTGGCGACGCTCGCTCCGATGGAAGAACGCCAGTACATGGACAATTACACGGGCAGCGTGAATGAAAAGCGTTTCATCCTGCACTACAATTTCCCGCCTTTCTCCGTGGGAGACACCGGCCGTTTCGGCGGTCAGAACCGCCGGGAAATCGGCCACGGCGCTTTGGCGGAACGTTCCATCGCTCCGGTCGTGCCTGGCGAACAGGAATTCCCGTACGCCATTCGCGTCTCTTCTGAAATCATGGAATCCAACGGTTCCACCTCCATGGCTTCCGTCTGTGCGGGCACGATGTCTCTGCTGGCGGCCGGCGTGCCCCTCAAGCGCCCTGTAGCGGGTATTTCCGTGGGCCTGGTGACGGAACAGAATGACCAGCATGAAATCACCTCTTACAAAACTCTGCTGGATATCATCGGTTCCGAAGACTTTTACGGTGATATGGACTTCAAGCTCTGCGGCACGTCGGAAGGCGTGACAGGCTACCAGCTGGACCTCAAGCTGCCCGGCATTCCCCTCTCCATATTGGAGGAAGCCATTCACGTGGCGAAAGCCGGCCGCACGGATGTTCTGAAGGTCATGAATGAAGCCATTGCAGCTCCGGCCCAGATGAGCCCGAATGCTCCCCGTATTGAGACCACCAAAATTCCCGCCGACCGCATTGGCGAACTGATCGGCCCCGGCGGCAAGAACATTAAGGCTATTCAGGCCGAATCCGGCGCCGATATCAATATCGAGGAAGATGGCACCGTGCATATTTACGCCGCCAAGCAGGAAGGCCTGGACCGTGCTCTGGAATTGGTCACCCGCATGTTCAAGACCATTGAAATCGGGGAACTGTACACCGGTAAGATTGTTTCCACGACCACCTTTGGAGCGTTTATGGAAGTGCTGCCCGGCAAGGATGGCCTGATTCATATCTCCGAACTGGCCGAAGGCCGCACCGCCAAGACGGAGGACGTCGTGAGCGTCGGAGACGTGGTGACCGCCAAGTGCATTGGTATTGACGACAAGGGACGCGTGAAAATGTCCATACGTGCCGCTTTGCGAGATGCCAAGGCTGCCGAAGCAGAAGCCGCCGGCATTACGGAATAA
- the rpsO gene encoding 30S ribosomal protein S15, producing MSNEINLQEFKMHEKDSGSSSYQIARLTQRIAHLTEHLSTNKHDVSSRRGLLKMVALRRKLLDYVKREDMAQYQSLIQRLGLRR from the coding sequence ATGAGTAACGAAATCAATTTGCAGGAATTCAAGATGCATGAAAAGGATTCCGGTAGTTCCAGCTACCAGATTGCCCGCCTGACCCAGCGCATCGCCCACCTGACCGAACACCTGAGCACGAATAAACATGATGTTTCTTCCCGCCGCGGGTTGTTGAAGATGGTGGCTCTGCGCCGCAAGCTTCTTGATTACGTCAAGCGTGAAGATATGGCCCAGTACCAGAGTCTGATCCAGCGTCTTGGCCTTCGCCGCTAA
- a CDS encoding sugar O-acetyltransferase → MASKDWNNMLSGRLYHAQDSELAAARLRARRLVFRYNQSAPENESLRRELARELFGQMGEGCYLEPPLRCDYGSNIRLGDRVYVNFNLVVLDCAAVTIGNDVLIGPNVGIYTAGHPVDPGLRRQGLEFALPITIEDGVWIGGHAVIAPGVRIGRNSVIGAGSVVTKDIPANVVAVGNPCRVVRPVTEKDREVWDTGENGEGPLSQGPKANSPG, encoded by the coding sequence ATGGCCTCGAAGGACTGGAATAACATGCTGTCCGGGCGTTTATATCATGCCCAGGATTCTGAATTGGCTGCCGCCCGGCTCAGGGCGCGCCGGCTTGTTTTCCGTTATAACCAGTCCGCTCCGGAAAATGAAAGCCTGCGCCGGGAATTGGCCCGGGAGCTTTTCGGCCAAATGGGAGAGGGGTGTTATCTGGAACCTCCGCTGCGTTGTGATTACGGCTCCAATATACGGCTGGGGGACCGCGTGTATGTCAATTTCAACCTCGTGGTGCTGGACTGCGCTGCCGTTACCATTGGCAATGACGTGCTGATAGGTCCCAACGTGGGCATTTATACTGCCGGGCATCCCGTAGACCCGGGGCTGAGACGGCAGGGGCTGGAATTTGCTCTGCCCATTACCATTGAGGATGGAGTATGGATAGGCGGTCATGCGGTGATTGCCCCGGGCGTGCGTATTGGGAGAAATTCCGTGATAGGCGCGGGCAGCGTGGTGACGAAGGACATCCCCGCCAATGTAGTGGCCGTGGGTAATCCCTGCCGTGTGGTTCGCCCCGTGACGGAAAAGGACCGCGAAGTCTGGGACACCGGGGAAAATGGAGAGGGGCCGCTTTCCCAGGGACCGAAGGCAAATTCCCCGGGATGA
- a CDS encoding L,D-transpeptidase family protein translates to MKLSLFHPLVSCLCVPFLFSSCGTTGRELSPVPSSHIPVEEMTGYFEETGTIPGHLLKWEDDPSLPGKLLVVVDKKKQMMYIYRGTHRIAYAPISSGRSSGMTPSGYFLIASKEEDHHSYYGAFINADGELRDGDIRRDSPRPGERFEPAKMPYFMRVNGAVGIHEGYLPGHPSSHGCIRVPHLIAKNLFEIAPVGTRVVVRDGNWNIHELQQKPSGMFRTVHKPAAPVAGANSASSGKKELVKSETSVKKDAAAMPSVGEQKNGQLPFSEADAVTPSSSNGLEGLE, encoded by the coding sequence ATGAAATTATCCCTTTTCCATCCGTTGGTTTCCTGCCTGTGTGTTCCGTTTTTGTTTTCGTCCTGCGGTACCACGGGAAGGGAGCTTTCCCCTGTCCCCTCTTCCCATATTCCGGTAGAAGAAATGACGGGGTATTTTGAAGAAACGGGAACTATTCCGGGGCACCTGCTCAAGTGGGAAGATGATCCGTCGCTGCCCGGAAAGCTGCTGGTCGTAGTGGATAAGAAAAAGCAGATGATGTATATCTACCGGGGGACGCACCGCATTGCGTATGCCCCCATCAGTTCCGGAAGAAGTTCCGGCATGACGCCCTCCGGCTACTTCCTCATTGCTTCCAAGGAGGAAGACCATCATTCCTATTACGGTGCGTTTATTAACGCTGACGGAGAATTGCGGGATGGGGATATACGAAGGGATTCCCCCCGTCCCGGCGAGAGGTTTGAACCTGCCAAGATGCCCTATTTCATGAGAGTGAACGGGGCTGTAGGAATTCATGAAGGGTACTTGCCCGGTCATCCATCCTCCCATGGATGTATCCGTGTTCCCCACTTGATTGCGAAAAATCTCTTTGAAATAGCTCCCGTAGGAACCCGTGTGGTTGTCAGGGATGGAAACTGGAATATTCACGAGCTTCAACAAAAGCCGTCCGGAATGTTCCGGACGGTGCACAAGCCTGCTGCCCCGGTGGCTGGCGCAAATTCAGCTTCCTCTGGAAAGAAGGAACTTGTAAAATCGGAAACGTCCGTAAAAAAAGATGCCGCCGCCATGCCGTCTGTTGGAGAACAGAAAAACGGGCAGCTGCCTTTTTCTGAGGCGGACGCTGTGACCCCCTCTTCATCCAATGGCCTCGAAGGACTGGAATAA
- the truA gene encoding tRNA pseudouridine(38-40) synthase TruA, translating into MTRIRFTAAYDGRPYLGWQSQPGGRTVQDVLERAFSGLFGTTCRIHGSGRTDAGVHALGQVFHADAPDTHRIPADKWPAALNTRLPRTIRITHAEYVPPGFHARFSATGKTYRYCISRAPILNPFDAGLAWHRPLAWSVDILEQAVHLFRGTHDFTAFAALRGNEPRPIPEGYFRRTITQTQVAQTGEHVFITFTGTGFLYKMVRLMTGAAHEAARGKITLEELARLINAPLPDDKSPFCAPPDGLTLMRVHYPEETFGDKKKIN; encoded by the coding sequence ATGACCCGCATTCGTTTCACCGCCGCATATGACGGACGCCCTTATCTGGGCTGGCAAAGCCAGCCGGGAGGCCGTACCGTCCAGGACGTGCTGGAACGAGCCTTTTCCGGACTCTTTGGAACCACCTGCCGTATCCACGGTTCCGGCAGGACAGACGCCGGCGTTCATGCTCTGGGCCAGGTTTTTCATGCAGACGCTCCGGATACCCACCGCATTCCTGCGGACAAATGGCCTGCCGCGCTCAACACGCGCCTTCCCCGAACCATCCGGATTACCCATGCGGAATACGTTCCTCCCGGTTTCCATGCCCGGTTCAGCGCCACGGGAAAAACCTACCGTTACTGCATTTCACGCGCACCCATCCTCAACCCTTTTGACGCCGGGCTGGCCTGGCACCGCCCGCTGGCATGGAGCGTGGATATTCTGGAACAGGCGGTACACCTATTCCGGGGAACGCATGACTTCACTGCTTTTGCCGCCCTGCGCGGCAATGAACCGCGCCCTATTCCGGAGGGTTACTTCCGCCGAACCATCACGCAGACACAAGTGGCACAGACAGGGGAACATGTCTTCATCACCTTTACCGGAACGGGCTTCCTCTACAAAATGGTGCGCCTCATGACGGGAGCCGCCCATGAAGCCGCACGTGGAAAAATAACGCTGGAAGAACTGGCTCGCCTCATCAACGCTCCGCTCCCGGATGACAAAAGCCCGTTTTGCGCCCCGCCGGACGGACTCACGCTGATGAGGGTCCATTACCCGGAAGAAACGTTCGGAGACAAAAAGAAAATAAACTGA